A genomic segment from Ghiorsea bivora encodes:
- a CDS encoding nucleotidyltransferase family protein has translation MFGIQRAIILAAGKGTRLKTFTQHKPKALMLIAGEPAIARVIRHLVSNGIHDIAINVHHHARQIQEYIGHGAKFNANIYYSYEEQLLDSGGGARTALDLLPSGETVLIHNTDIMAHTNIQDLEQTCPAQGCALALVPNPKHNTQGDFSLQNGLVSTAQPTPYTFSGVSVWRDEALLTYPSQTKFSLLEPMREQIEKQHCTGMVHRGHWFDIGRPRDLIQAHFYYSQEAL, from the coding sequence ATGTTTGGAATACAACGCGCCATCATACTTGCTGCAGGTAAAGGTACACGTTTGAAAACCTTTACCCAACATAAGCCCAAAGCCTTAATGCTTATCGCAGGTGAACCTGCCATTGCTCGTGTTATTCGCCATTTGGTCAGCAATGGCATCCACGACATCGCCATTAATGTACACCACCATGCAAGGCAAATTCAAGAGTACATCGGTCATGGCGCAAAGTTTAATGCCAATATATATTATTCATATGAAGAGCAACTCCTCGATTCAGGTGGTGGCGCACGCACCGCACTTGATTTATTACCCTCTGGTGAAACAGTTTTGATTCACAATACTGATATTATGGCACATACAAACATACAAGACCTCGAACAAACCTGCCCTGCACAAGGCTGTGCCTTGGCACTTGTGCCCAACCCAAAACACAATACCCAAGGTGACTTTTCATTGCAAAACGGTTTGGTTTCAACAGCGCAACCTACGCCTTATACCTTTTCAGGTGTATCCGTTTGGCGTGATGAAGCTTTGTTAACATACCCAAGTCAGACCAAATTCTCACTGCTTGAGCCCATGCGTGAGCAAATTGAAAAACAACATTGCACAGGCATGGTTCATCGTGGACACTGGTTTGATATTGGTCGACCACGCGACCTCATCCAAGCCCATTTCTATTATAGCCAAGAGGCATTATGA
- a CDS encoding HIT family protein — translation MILHPQLKQDCFILGQFDLCLLLLINDSQYPWFILVPQRENISEIHHLPPHEQQQLIIESSLLATAIEQAFQADKINIAALGNMVPQLHIHHIARYKNDIAWPKPVWGVHPTIAYRDDEHDIVIQHIKAHLPTLKEVKK, via the coding sequence ATGATATTACACCCCCAACTTAAACAAGATTGTTTCATACTCGGGCAATTTGATTTGTGTTTATTATTGCTTATCAATGATAGCCAATACCCTTGGTTTATCTTGGTGCCGCAACGTGAGAATATTTCCGAGATTCATCACTTGCCACCCCATGAGCAGCAACAACTCATCATAGAATCTTCCTTACTTGCCACCGCTATTGAACAAGCATTTCAAGCAGATAAAATCAACATTGCAGCCCTTGGTAATATGGTTCCCCAATTGCATATTCATCATATAGCACGCTATAAAAATGATATCGCTTGGCCCAAGCCTGTTTGGGGTGTGCACCCCACTATTGCTTATCGTGATGATGAGCATGATATTGTCATTCAACACATCAAAGCCCATTTACCCACACTAAAAGAGGTTAAAAAATAA
- a CDS encoding site-2 protease family protein, with protein MDIAAILHNISIWALPVLLAIVLHEYAHGWVANKLGDDTARWMGRLTLNPISHIDPIGTILIPVALLIVGAPFLFGYAKPVPINFNKLRNPKRDMVWVALAGPLTNLALALISTLILWIAFHMPDGSRWFSEPLAMMCQASILINVVLFIFNLIPLPPLDGGRVAVGLLPGPWAYQLSRLEPYGFFIIIGLLMLGVFQTVLGPIIFGLSKALVTLAL; from the coding sequence ATGGATATTGCCGCAATTTTACACAACATCAGCATTTGGGCTTTGCCCGTATTACTGGCGATTGTTTTGCATGAATACGCCCACGGTTGGGTTGCAAACAAACTTGGCGATGATACCGCGCGTTGGATGGGTAGGTTAACACTCAACCCTATCAGCCATATCGATCCCATTGGCACCATACTTATCCCCGTTGCCTTATTGATTGTGGGCGCACCTTTCTTGTTTGGTTACGCTAAACCTGTACCCATCAACTTCAATAAGTTGCGCAACCCTAAACGCGACATGGTATGGGTTGCCCTTGCAGGACCACTCACCAACCTTGCACTTGCGCTCATATCCACGCTTATACTTTGGATTGCATTTCACATGCCTGATGGTTCTCGTTGGTTTTCTGAGCCTTTGGCGATGATGTGTCAGGCAAGCATCCTTATCAACGTTGTATTGTTTATCTTTAACCTCATTCCTCTACCACCCTTAGATGGCGGGCGTGTTGCCGTAGGCTTACTACCAGGTCCTTGGGCATATCAACTTTCCCGCCTTGAGCCGTATGGCTTTTTTATCATCATTGGTTTATTGATGTTGGGCGTATTTCAGACCGTGCTTGGACCAATCATTTTCGGTTTAAGTAAAGCTTTGGTGACTTTAGCCCTTTAA
- the smpB gene encoding SsrA-binding protein SmpB, which produces MAILNKRARHEYHILETYEAGMILTGPEVKSIRAGQANLKEAHCVIRNDKLLLIGCHISPYKPASRNNPVDPARTKELLLRKKEIEKLIGKLKEKGLTLVPLKIYFNERGYAKIEIGLARGKKLYDKRQDSKERDVKRDLQRKYKM; this is translated from the coding sequence ATGGCAATTTTGAACAAACGTGCACGGCACGAATACCACATCCTTGAAACCTACGAAGCAGGCATGATTTTAACTGGTCCTGAAGTGAAATCCATACGCGCTGGGCAGGCCAACCTCAAGGAAGCCCATTGCGTGATTCGCAATGACAAACTGTTGTTAATTGGTTGTCATATCAGCCCTTACAAACCTGCATCGCGCAACAATCCCGTTGACCCTGCGCGCACCAAAGAACTTTTACTGCGCAAAAAAGAAATTGAAAAACTCATTGGTAAATTAAAAGAGAAAGGGCTGACATTGGTTCCCCTCAAAATCTATTTTAATGAACGTGGTTATGCCAAAATTGAAATTGGATTAGCACGCGGTAAAAAATTGTATGACAAGCGGCAAGACAGCAAAGAGCGCGATGTCAAACGCGACTTGCAACGCAAATATAAAATGTAA
- the purD gene encoding phosphoribosylamine--glycine ligase, which translates to MKVLVIGGGGREHALCWKLNRSESVSEVICAPGNPGIKREARCINIGAEDIDGLMKLAREEKPKLIVVGPEVPLVLGLADKLRAEGFAVYGPDQAAAELEGSKSFSKALMDEAGVPTAFFETHTDPEQAAAYIRKIGAPIVIKASGLAAGKGVIIAQTEEEAIEASNDMLSGNSFGDAGSQVVIEEFLEGEEASCLFIVSGDTILPLASSQDHKALLDGDQGPNTGGMGAYSPAPCVTSEVEQEVLNTIAKPIIAALKTRGANFIGTLYAGVMLTDKGIKTLEFNVRFGDPECQPLMSRLKSDLGEVLLAAAESRLGGVKLEWDDKKALCVVVSSDGYPANFETGQVIGGLDAVETAGTTVFHAGTAEQNGSIINSGGRVLGVTALGNTVQEAQQTVYKALENLDWQGGFYRKDIGYRAIKREQNS; encoded by the coding sequence ATGAAAGTATTGGTCATTGGCGGCGGCGGACGCGAACACGCATTGTGTTGGAAACTCAATCGTTCTGAATCTGTGAGCGAAGTGATTTGTGCGCCAGGAAACCCAGGCATCAAACGTGAAGCACGTTGTATCAATATTGGTGCAGAAGATATTGATGGTTTGATGAAACTTGCCCGTGAAGAAAAACCAAAACTTATTGTTGTTGGCCCTGAAGTGCCTTTGGTTTTAGGTTTGGCTGATAAACTTCGTGCTGAAGGTTTTGCTGTATATGGTCCCGACCAAGCTGCCGCAGAGTTGGAAGGCAGTAAGTCATTCTCCAAAGCTTTGATGGATGAAGCGGGTGTTCCCACCGCATTTTTTGAAACCCATACCGACCCTGAGCAAGCTGCCGCTTACATTCGTAAAATCGGCGCACCTATTGTGATTAAAGCATCGGGTTTGGCAGCGGGTAAAGGTGTGATTATCGCCCAAACCGAAGAAGAAGCCATTGAAGCAAGCAATGATATGCTGTCTGGCAACAGCTTTGGTGATGCGGGTTCGCAAGTAGTGATTGAAGAATTTTTAGAGGGTGAAGAAGCCTCATGTTTATTCATCGTGTCAGGTGATACGATTTTACCCTTGGCATCATCCCAAGACCACAAAGCCTTATTGGATGGCGACCAAGGCCCTAACACAGGCGGCATGGGCGCATACAGCCCTGCACCGTGCGTCACAAGCGAAGTCGAGCAAGAAGTATTAAACACCATTGCCAAACCCATTATTGCCGCCCTTAAAACACGCGGTGCCAATTTTATCGGAACTTTGTATGCTGGTGTGATGTTAACGGACAAAGGCATCAAAACCTTAGAGTTTAACGTGCGTTTTGGTGACCCTGAATGTCAGCCATTGATGAGCCGCCTTAAATCTGATTTGGGTGAAGTCTTGCTTGCTGCTGCGGAATCACGTTTAGGCGGTGTGAAGCTTGAATGGGACGATAAAAAAGCATTGTGCGTCGTTGTCTCCTCAGACGGCTACCCCGCAAACTTCGAAACAGGACAAGTTATCGGCGGGCTTGATGCCGTTGAAACCGCAGGCACAACCGTGTTCCATGCAGGCACTGCCGAACAAAATGGTTCTATCATCAATAGTGGTGGTCGTGTGCTTGGCGTAACAGCTTTAGGCAACACCGTGCAAGAAGCCCAACAAACAGTCTACAAAGCCTTAGAAAACCTTGACTGGCAAGGTGGTTTCTACCGCAAAGATATTGGTTATCGCGCCATTAAAAGAGAGCAAAACTCCTAG
- a CDS encoding IS3 family transposase produces the protein MSQRKRTTYTQEFKREAVDLILEQGYSIAEASRNLGINYNMLSRWKIEREKNGEHAFPSKGHMTPEQAELARLKADNKRLRMERDILKKATAFFAKEMK, from the coding sequence ATGAGTCAGAGGAAACGAACGACATATACGCAGGAATTCAAGCGAGAAGCAGTTGATTTAATACTTGAGCAAGGCTATTCGATAGCCGAAGCCTCTCGCAACCTTGGTATTAACTACAACATGTTGAGTCGCTGGAAGATTGAACGGGAAAAGAACGGAGAACATGCCTTTCCCAGCAAAGGTCATATGACACCCGAACAAGCTGAACTTGCTCGATTAAAAGCAGATAACAAACGCTTACGTATGGAGCGTGACATCCTAAAAAAAGCCACGGCCTTCTTTGCCAAGGAAATGAAGTGA
- a CDS encoding nucleotidyl transferase AbiEii/AbiGii toxin family protein, with protein MDKVALLSLEERKELFSETAAQKNMSAAVVEKDFWVCWSLSKIFAHDELAKQLMFKGGTSLSKVFHLIERFSEDIDLILDWRIVSGEDPNDERSKSKQDKFNKATNKNTQVYIAGDLLTMVRSVISPVCSCVIAEDDSHVINIQYPAAFSDEYLRPEIRLEIGPLASWFPSDKYTIQPYAAEVFPDVFDHAGCQVKAIKAERTFWEKVTILHQEAHRPKGKVQPARYSRHYYDLAMMANSDVKDEALASMEQLANVVAFKMRFYPSGWSHYETAVPGTLKLIPTEHVLKTLKSDYIGMQNMFFGAYPPFDEMIQTLKGLEDEINNMS; from the coding sequence ATGGATAAGGTTGCCCTGCTTTCGCTTGAAGAGCGTAAAGAGCTGTTTTCTGAAACGGCTGCTCAGAAGAATATGTCGGCTGCTGTAGTTGAGAAAGATTTCTGGGTGTGTTGGTCGCTTTCTAAAATATTTGCACATGATGAGCTTGCAAAGCAATTGATGTTTAAGGGTGGCACGAGTTTATCCAAAGTGTTTCACTTGATTGAACGCTTTTCTGAAGATATTGATTTGATTCTTGATTGGCGAATTGTATCGGGTGAAGACCCCAATGATGAACGCTCAAAATCTAAGCAGGACAAGTTTAATAAAGCCACCAACAAAAATACTCAGGTTTATATTGCAGGTGATTTGTTAACAATGGTGAGGAGTGTAATTTCACCAGTATGCTCATGTGTTATCGCTGAGGATGATTCGCATGTCATCAATATTCAATACCCTGCCGCATTTTCTGATGAATATCTTAGACCTGAAATAAGGTTAGAAATTGGGCCATTGGCATCTTGGTTTCCATCGGATAAATATACGATTCAACCCTATGCAGCAGAAGTATTTCCTGATGTGTTTGACCACGCAGGTTGCCAAGTTAAAGCAATCAAAGCTGAGCGCACTTTTTGGGAGAAAGTGACGATACTTCATCAAGAAGCACATAGACCTAAAGGTAAGGTTCAGCCTGCGCGTTATTCACGGCATTATTATGATTTGGCAATGATGGCGAACTCTGATGTGAAAGATGAAGCCTTAGCCTCAATGGAGCAGCTTGCAAATGTGGTTGCTTTCAAAATGCGTTTTTATCCCAGTGGTTGGTCGCACTATGAAACTGCTGTGCCTGGTACTTTAAAGCTGATTCCTACTGAGCATGTGCTAAAAACATTGAAAAGTGATTATATTGGCATGCAAAACATGTTCTTTGGTGCTTACCCTCCATTTGATGAGATGATACAAACATTGAAAGGTTTGGAAGATGAAATCAATAATATGTCGTGA
- a CDS encoding DUF6088 family protein, translated as MQSIEDKIVSRIYGRGRGWSFSPNDFAGDFSRTNIDKALSKLTKQGTIRRIYRGIYDYPKYSELLKQNLSPDYDQVAQAFARKFNWRIQPTGDAALNLLGLSTQVPGRAIYLSDGPSRSYAILDTFTLEFKKSALKEIGFKTRESGLVVQALKALGKERIDEHVITTLKERLDAKVRKKVLKETVTATGWIYDAIKRICKEGS; from the coding sequence ATGCAAAGCATTGAAGATAAAATAGTTTCAAGAATATATGGTCGCGGAAGGGGTTGGTCATTTAGCCCGAATGATTTCGCGGGTGACTTCTCACGCACAAATATTGATAAAGCACTTTCAAAGCTTACGAAGCAAGGAACAATCCGCCGCATTTATCGTGGGATTTATGATTACCCTAAATACAGCGAACTACTCAAACAAAACCTTAGCCCTGATTATGATCAGGTAGCCCAAGCATTTGCACGTAAGTTTAACTGGCGCATTCAACCTACAGGTGATGCGGCTTTAAACTTATTAGGGCTTTCCACGCAGGTTCCCGGTCGTGCTATATATTTATCGGATGGACCTAGCCGTAGTTATGCAATTTTAGATACATTTACCTTAGAGTTTAAAAAGTCAGCTTTGAAAGAAATCGGTTTTAAAACCCGTGAAAGTGGGTTGGTTGTGCAAGCATTGAAAGCTTTGGGTAAGGAGCGTATTGATGAGCATGTTATCACTACTTTAAAAGAGCGTCTTGATGCCAAGGTGCGTAAGAAGGTGCTTAAAGAGACGGTCACTGCAACAGGCTGGATTTACGATGCTATCAAACGCATCTGCAAGGAAGGAAGCTGA
- a CDS encoding helix-turn-helix domain-containing protein, protein MVSCLELPYGNIQTTEKLGGLVRACRKEQQVMQAELAALSSVSMRFISDLENGKQAIELGKTLHVLQCLGLDTAVTPHN, encoded by the coding sequence ATGGTTTCATGCTTAGAGCTACCGTACGGGAATATTCAAACAACTGAGAAGTTGGGTGGTTTGGTGCGTGCGTGCCGAAAAGAGCAGCAAGTAATGCAAGCTGAACTTGCAGCACTTAGCAGCGTGAGTATGCGCTTTATTTCTGATTTAGAGAATGGAAAACAAGCCATAGAACTGGGTAAAACACTACACGTACTTCAATGTTTAGGCTTGGATACTGCTGTTACCCCTCACAACTAG
- a CDS encoding type II toxin-antitoxin system HipA family toxin — protein MVIQRKTQNRQALNVWMNGVLVGTWLVSKNKPQQFQYAESWLTHPSRRVLSLSMPFKPGNSAFTGDVVEHYFDNLLPDSEAIRQRIQQKFTTKDRSPFALLAEIGRDCVGAIQLLPAGEEPTGWNRIQVTPLSEKEVEKQLHAVVHKPMGSDSHDDFRISIAGAQEKTALTWHNNQWCLPLGATPTTHIFKLPLGLVGNMRADMSTSVENEWLCSKIMNAYDIPIASSEIAQFGDSKVLVVERFDRKLAGDGQYWLRLPQEDMCQALGKPPSLKYEADGGPGMVDILKLLRGSWLSKQDRVHFFKAQVLFWMLAATDGHAKNFSFFHEKDGMYRMTPIYDVLSAWPIMGEGSGRLSWHDAKLAMAFRTKNKHYKLKDVSPRHFFDVADKVGLGDEVGEMIDEILVTTPKVLAGVEAMLPVSFPQPVAESIFKGLAESADNIRAYMTVR, from the coding sequence ATGGTAATACAACGCAAAACGCAAAACCGACAAGCCTTGAATGTATGGATGAATGGTGTGTTGGTGGGCACTTGGCTGGTTTCCAAAAACAAACCACAGCAATTTCAATATGCAGAATCATGGCTGACCCATCCATCTCGGCGGGTGTTATCTTTATCTATGCCCTTTAAACCTGGTAACTCAGCTTTCACGGGTGATGTGGTTGAACATTATTTTGATAATTTATTGCCAGACAGCGAAGCCATTCGTCAAAGGATTCAACAGAAGTTTACGACCAAAGATAGGTCTCCTTTTGCACTGCTTGCAGAGATTGGGCGTGATTGTGTGGGAGCCATCCAACTGCTTCCAGCGGGTGAAGAGCCTACAGGCTGGAATCGTATCCAAGTGACCCCGCTTTCTGAAAAGGAAGTTGAAAAGCAGCTTCATGCCGTTGTTCATAAGCCTATGGGTTCTGACAGCCATGATGATTTTCGTATTTCTATTGCGGGTGCTCAAGAAAAAACGGCGCTGACTTGGCATAACAATCAATGGTGCTTGCCTTTGGGGGCGACCCCCACAACACATATATTTAAGCTACCACTTGGTTTGGTGGGCAATATGCGTGCGGATATGAGCACATCCGTTGAAAATGAATGGCTATGCTCAAAAATTATGAATGCTTATGATATACCTATTGCCTCATCTGAGATAGCTCAATTTGGTGATAGCAAAGTATTGGTGGTGGAACGCTTTGATCGCAAGCTTGCTGGGGATGGTCAATACTGGTTACGCTTGCCGCAAGAGGATATGTGTCAGGCATTAGGGAAACCACCATCGCTGAAGTATGAGGCAGACGGTGGTCCTGGTATGGTTGATATACTGAAGCTGTTGCGCGGCTCGTGGTTGTCCAAGCAAGACAGGGTTCATTTCTTTAAAGCACAGGTTCTTTTCTGGATGCTTGCGGCAACGGATGGTCATGCCAAAAACTTTAGCTTTTTTCATGAGAAGGATGGGATGTATCGCATGACACCCATTTACGATGTGTTGTCGGCTTGGCCAATCATGGGCGAAGGCTCTGGTCGCTTGAGTTGGCATGATGCAAAGTTGGCCATGGCGTTTCGCACTAAAAACAAGCATTACAAACTGAAAGATGTTTCACCGAGACATTTTTTTGATGTTGCAGATAAAGTTGGCTTGGGTGATGAAGTGGGTGAAATGATTGACGAGATTTTAGTGACAACGCCTAAGGTGTTGGCAGGTGTGGAAGCAATGTTGCCAGTAAGTTTTCCGCAACCAGTAGCAGAGTCCATATTCAAAGGTTTAGCAGAATCAGCAGACAATATTCGGGCGTATATGACAGTACGTTAA
- a CDS encoding helix-turn-helix domain-containing protein, translating to MAYKISTATQLSDILKSKRKSLGLTQEKMGKKLGVSQRVYARNEAHPEKVNFGRIVDILAELDMDLIVRERHTDGDDIATDTESW from the coding sequence ATGGCATACAAAATTTCTACAGCAACCCAGCTCTCCGATATACTTAAGAGCAAGCGAAAAAGCCTTGGCTTGACCCAAGAAAAAATGGGCAAAAAGCTTGGTGTATCTCAGCGAGTATATGCTAGAAATGAGGCGCACCCTGAGAAAGTGAATTTTGGGCGTATTGTGGATATTCTTGCTGAATTGGATATGGACTTGATTGTGCGTGAGCGTCATACAGACGGTGATGACATCGCAACCGATACAGAATCATGGTAA
- a CDS encoding D-hexose-6-phosphate mutarotase, protein MPQSLQALQQCISDKYTQVRVSEYGLNILDINTKLCSASMALQGAHVMTWQPKGEAPVLWLSPDAKLEKGKSIRGGIPICWPWFGDHETESTYAAHGFARTADWELISTAELSGGEIEVVMHLSDTRTPQWAYDTPAEIKVVFGHRLTITLTTTNQSKSSIQLSEALHTYFQIQDVRDIEIHGLDGCECLDKLQAYQRQTQQGTVQFSGEVDRIYIHQTQDIMIQDKALQRSIRITKQGSQSSIVWNPWLDKCKAMGDLGGDNAFLNMVCVESGNAAENTVALEAGEAHRVSVTYSIA, encoded by the coding sequence ATGCCGCAATCTTTGCAAGCTTTACAACAGTGTATCAGCGATAAATATACTCAGGTTCGAGTGTCTGAATATGGTCTAAATATCTTGGACATCAATACAAAGCTTTGCTCGGCAAGCATGGCATTGCAAGGCGCACACGTGATGACGTGGCAGCCCAAAGGTGAAGCGCCTGTTTTGTGGTTATCGCCTGATGCCAAGCTGGAGAAGGGTAAGTCCATTCGTGGCGGTATTCCGATTTGTTGGCCGTGGTTTGGCGACCATGAAACAGAATCTACATACGCAGCCCATGGTTTTGCGCGCACCGCAGACTGGGAGCTGATAAGCACGGCTGAATTATCAGGTGGTGAGATAGAAGTGGTGATGCATTTATCCGACACACGAACACCACAATGGGCTTACGATACACCAGCGGAAATCAAGGTGGTTTTTGGTCATCGCTTAACGATAACTTTAACCACAACCAATCAAAGCAAATCATCGATTCAACTTAGCGAAGCCCTGCACACGTATTTTCAAATACAAGACGTGCGAGACATTGAAATTCACGGCTTGGATGGCTGTGAATGCTTGGATAAATTACAAGCTTATCAGCGTCAAACTCAGCAAGGTACGGTTCAATTTAGCGGAGAAGTGGACAGGATTTATATCCATCAAACGCAAGATATTATGATTCAGGATAAAGCCTTGCAGCGAAGCATTCGCATTACCAAGCAAGGCAGCCAATCCAGCATTGTATGGAATCCTTGGTTAGACAAATGCAAAGCCATGGGTGATTTGGGCGGCGACAACGCATTCCTCAATATGGTATGTGTGGAAAGTGGCAATGCAGCAGAGAATACAGTTGCGCTTGAAGCAGGTGAGGCACACCGAGTATCTGTGACTTACAGTATCGCCTAA
- a CDS encoding BatD family protein, giving the protein MVKWYVSLMLALFAAVQTASAEVSAELNQYIVPYGESVQLTITVVGDAGGEPDITPLKQDFDILGQSQSSNYSFINGSMKSSKTWTYGLMPKREGMVQVPGIQVGQAKTHALMLKVISAQSQPKSARKIWLESSLSDHDIWVQAQTVLTIKLIRAVNLSQADLSEPDIPDAIVQRMGDDHNYEAVVDGRRVIINERKYAVFPQKAGDITIPAVQMDGVISNGRSMFSQGRSIRLRSEPLTLHVQPKPNTWKGGLWLPAKSLALQEQWLDDPVPTYRVGEPFTRVIELQAEGLTAAQLPSLLQDKSVQGFKLYPDKPELDMQVKDGNILGIRREKVAMMPTQAGKLWLPEIRVAWWNTQTQSIQHVIIAGREIEVLPAVGQQGKGVAAQPPAATPAQNNVPETSVEEVPQQVQAQPSSFWQWVAWGLAGLWLVTLGLWWASTRKRAASKQQVSEPDVSIKLSSVEKALKQACQGDDAKQAMKLLPAWGAAYFKDENIQYLAKLKGQSQALDAAIADLERHLYAASASSVWSGQQLWDAIASLLHGEAKNNKQKHSLPDLYPS; this is encoded by the coding sequence ATGGTAAAATGGTATGTGAGTTTGATGTTGGCGTTGTTTGCTGCTGTGCAAACGGCATCTGCCGAGGTGAGCGCAGAGCTGAATCAATATATTGTGCCTTATGGTGAGTCGGTGCAGTTGACCATTACAGTCGTGGGCGATGCCGGTGGTGAGCCAGATATAACGCCCTTAAAACAAGACTTTGATATTTTGGGGCAAAGCCAGAGCAGCAATTACAGCTTTATCAATGGCAGCATGAAGAGCAGTAAAACATGGACGTATGGTTTGATGCCTAAGCGAGAGGGCATGGTGCAAGTGCCTGGGATTCAAGTGGGTCAAGCCAAAACGCATGCCCTGATGTTGAAGGTGATAAGCGCGCAAAGCCAACCCAAGTCAGCGCGTAAAATTTGGTTGGAATCCTCTTTGTCCGACCACGATATATGGGTGCAAGCGCAAACGGTGTTAACCATTAAATTGATACGGGCTGTGAACTTGTCGCAAGCGGATTTGAGTGAGCCTGATATTCCTGATGCTATTGTGCAGCGCATGGGGGATGACCACAATTATGAAGCTGTGGTGGATGGGCGAAGGGTGATTATCAATGAGCGAAAATATGCCGTTTTTCCACAAAAAGCAGGCGATATCACCATTCCTGCGGTGCAGATGGATGGGGTGATAAGCAATGGTCGAAGTATGTTTAGTCAAGGGCGTTCGATTCGTTTGCGTAGTGAGCCGCTGACCCTGCACGTGCAACCCAAACCCAATACATGGAAGGGTGGGCTGTGGCTGCCTGCCAAATCGCTGGCCCTACAAGAGCAATGGCTGGATGATCCTGTACCCACTTATCGGGTGGGTGAGCCATTTACGCGGGTGATTGAATTGCAGGCAGAAGGTTTGACGGCAGCGCAGTTGCCAAGCTTGTTGCAAGATAAATCGGTGCAAGGGTTTAAGCTTTACCCCGATAAACCAGAGTTGGATATGCAGGTGAAAGATGGGAATATATTGGGTATTCGTCGTGAAAAAGTTGCCATGATGCCAACCCAAGCAGGTAAACTATGGCTGCCAGAAATTCGGGTGGCATGGTGGAACACCCAAACCCAGAGTATTCAACATGTCATCATTGCAGGGCGTGAGATAGAGGTATTACCTGCGGTGGGGCAACAAGGGAAAGGCGTAGCAGCGCAACCACCTGCTGCGACACCAGCACAAAATAATGTGCCTGAAACTTCGGTGGAAGAAGTGCCACAGCAAGTTCAAGCCCAGCCATCAAGCTTTTGGCAATGGGTTGCTTGGGGGTTGGCGGGATTATGGCTTGTCACGTTAGGCTTGTGGTGGGCATCAACACGCAAACGAGCTGCAAGCAAACAGCAAGTCAGTGAGCCAGATGTTTCCATTAAACTTTCCAGTGTAGAAAAAGCACTCAAACAAGCATGTCAGGGTGATGATGCGAAACAAGCAATGAAGCTGTTGCCAGCATGGGGTGCTGCATACTTTAAGGATGAGAACATCCAATATTTGGCGAAACTCAAGGGGCAGTCGCAAGCCTTGGATGCTGCTATTGCAGACTTGGAAAGACACTTGTATGCCGCATCAGCATCGAGTGTATGGTCTGGGCAACAACTATGGGATGCGATTGCATCATTGTTGCATGGTGAGGCAAAAAACAATAAGCAGAAGCATAGCCTTCCTGACTTATATCCCAGTTAA